Proteins encoded together in one Synechococcus sp. BL107 window:
- the glmS gene encoding glutamine--fructose-6-phosphate transaminase (isomerizing) has product MCGIVALVGSREAAPQLLEGLRQLEYRGYDSAGIATVDAEGQLTCLKAKGKLVNLTARVEEQGASGQCGIGHTRWATHGKPEERNAHPHCTGDGSVAVVQNGIIENHRNLREALETDGAVFVSETDTEVIPHLIGAELKKRLAAEKSPSGDLLLHAVQAVLPQLQGAYALAVIWDQTPGALVVARKAAPLLIGLGEGEFLCASDTPALAGFTRTILPMEDGEVALLSPLGVELYDAQGERQQRMPTLLTGTDHVADKREFRHFMLKEIHEQPETAELWVARHLPQGLTEQMPVALPFEASFYEGIERIEILACGTSRHAAMVGAYLLEQFAGVPTAVYYASEFRYSPPPLAPNTLTVGVTQSGETADTLAALAMEAKRREVHGDPAYSPRQLGITNRAESSLSRQVPHILDIGAGIEVGVAATKTFLGQLLAFYGLAMAFAANRRSRSASEIEALADELRALPEHLRGLVDLHDQRCAALAYRFATTQDVIFLGRGINYPIALEGALKLKEISYIHAEGYPAGEMKHGPIALLDAHVPVVSIAVPGLVFDKVLSNAQEAKARDAQLIGVAPEGPDTALFDELLAVPEMSEWISPLLTVIPMQLLSYHIAAHRGLDVDQPRNLAKSVTVE; this is encoded by the coding sequence ATGTGCGGAATTGTTGCTCTGGTGGGCTCCCGCGAGGCTGCGCCCCAGTTGCTCGAAGGATTAAGACAGCTGGAATATCGGGGCTACGACTCCGCAGGCATCGCCACGGTGGATGCCGAAGGGCAGCTCACCTGTTTGAAGGCCAAGGGAAAACTGGTCAATCTCACGGCTCGGGTGGAGGAGCAAGGTGCCTCTGGCCAGTGCGGCATTGGCCATACCCGTTGGGCCACCCATGGGAAACCGGAAGAGCGCAACGCCCATCCTCATTGCACGGGGGATGGCTCCGTGGCGGTGGTGCAGAACGGCATCATCGAAAACCACCGCAACCTGCGGGAGGCGCTTGAAACGGACGGTGCGGTGTTCGTCTCAGAAACCGACACGGAGGTGATCCCCCACCTGATTGGTGCAGAGCTGAAGAAACGGCTGGCTGCTGAAAAAAGCCCCAGTGGGGATCTTTTACTTCACGCGGTGCAAGCGGTATTGCCTCAGTTGCAGGGGGCCTATGCCCTGGCTGTGATCTGGGACCAAACCCCGGGCGCCTTGGTGGTGGCCCGTAAAGCCGCACCGTTGTTAATTGGTTTGGGCGAGGGGGAATTTCTCTGTGCCAGTGATACCCCAGCTTTGGCCGGTTTTACGCGCACGATTCTTCCGATGGAAGACGGCGAGGTGGCCCTGCTATCGCCGCTGGGGGTGGAGCTTTACGACGCGCAAGGTGAGCGTCAGCAGCGGATGCCAACCCTGCTTACCGGCACTGATCACGTGGCGGACAAGCGCGAATTTCGCCACTTCATGCTCAAGGAGATCCATGAGCAGCCAGAAACAGCCGAACTTTGGGTGGCCCGCCACTTACCCCAGGGGCTCACGGAGCAAATGCCTGTGGCCCTTCCCTTCGAGGCTTCGTTTTATGAGGGCATCGAGCGAATCGAAATTCTGGCCTGTGGCACCAGTCGCCACGCTGCCATGGTGGGTGCCTACCTGCTGGAACAGTTCGCCGGTGTGCCAACGGCGGTGTACTACGCCAGTGAATTTCGCTATTCCCCGCCGCCCTTAGCGCCCAACACCCTCACCGTTGGCGTCACTCAGTCGGGGGAAACCGCCGACACCTTGGCCGCTCTCGCCATGGAGGCCAAGCGCCGCGAAGTCCATGGCGATCCGGCCTATTCCCCTCGCCAGTTGGGAATCACTAACCGAGCCGAGAGCTCCCTCTCCCGTCAGGTGCCCCACATCCTCGACATCGGTGCCGGCATTGAGGTGGGGGTGGCGGCTACCAAAACATTCCTGGGGCAACTGTTGGCCTTCTACGGTCTCGCCATGGCCTTTGCGGCCAACCGCCGCAGCCGTTCAGCCTCAGAGATTGAGGCTTTGGCCGATGAATTGCGCGCGCTCCCAGAGCATTTGCGGGGGCTCGTTGATCTGCATGATCAGCGCTGTGCGGCGTTGGCCTATCGCTTTGCTACCACCCAGGACGTGATTTTCTTGGGCCGAGGCATCAACTATCCGATTGCTTTGGAAGGTGCCCTCAAGTTGAAAGAGATCAGTTACATCCACGCAGAGGGCTATCCCGCCGGCGAGATGAAACACGGCCCGATTGCCCTCTTAGATGCCCATGTCCCGGTGGTGTCGATTGCCGTTCCTGGCCTGGTGTTCGACAAGGTGCTCAGCAACGCACAAGAAGCAAAGGCTCGCGATGCCCAGCTAATCGGTGTAGCCCCAGAGGGGCCCGATACAGCCTTGTTCGATGAGCTGTTGGCGGTGCCCGAGATGAGTGAGTGGATCAGCCCCCTACTCACCGTGATTCCAATGCAGCTGCTCAGTTATCACATTGCGGCCCATCGCGGTTTGGATGTGGATCAACCCCGCAACTTGGCCAAAAGCGTCACCGTTGAATAG
- the fabF gene encoding beta-ketoacyl-ACP synthase II produces the protein MVEGLHRVVITGLGAVTPIGNTVQDYWNGLTSGRNGVDGITLFDASNHACRFAAEVKAFNPAGLIEPKEAKRWDRFCKFGVVASKQAIAHAGLEITDANAHRIGMIIGSGVGGLLTMETQAHVLDGKGPGRVSPFTVPMMIPNMASGLAAIALGTKGPSSAVATACAAGSNAIGDAFRLLQLGKADAMVCGGAESAITPLGVAGFASAKALSFRNDDPTTASRPFDKERDGFVIGEGAGILVLETLEHAQARGANVLGEVIGYGMTCDAHHITSPTPGGVGGAEAMRLALEDAGINADAVDYVNAHGTSTPANDKNETSAIKSALGSRALQIPVSSTKSMTGHLLGGSGGIEAVACVLALQHGIVPPTINHSNPDPDCDLDVVPNTARDQTLATVLSNSFGFGGHNVCLAFRRAS, from the coding sequence ATGGTGGAGGGTCTCCATCGCGTCGTCATCACCGGTCTCGGCGCGGTTACACCGATAGGCAACACGGTTCAGGACTACTGGAACGGTTTGACCTCAGGACGCAACGGCGTCGATGGGATCACGCTGTTTGATGCGTCGAACCATGCCTGTCGCTTTGCAGCAGAGGTAAAAGCATTTAATCCCGCTGGCTTGATTGAGCCCAAGGAAGCCAAACGCTGGGATCGCTTCTGCAAATTTGGAGTCGTGGCATCCAAGCAAGCCATCGCCCACGCCGGCTTGGAGATCACGGATGCCAACGCGCACCGGATCGGCATGATCATTGGCTCGGGCGTGGGCGGCTTGCTCACGATGGAAACCCAAGCCCACGTCTTGGACGGCAAGGGGCCAGGACGGGTGAGCCCGTTCACGGTGCCGATGATGATTCCCAACATGGCTTCAGGCCTTGCGGCGATTGCGTTGGGCACCAAAGGTCCCAGCTCCGCGGTGGCCACGGCCTGTGCCGCCGGCTCGAACGCCATTGGCGACGCCTTCCGCCTGCTCCAGCTCGGCAAAGCGGATGCGATGGTTTGCGGCGGCGCGGAATCGGCGATTACCCCCCTGGGGGTGGCCGGATTCGCCAGTGCCAAAGCCCTGTCGTTCCGCAACGACGACCCCACCACCGCGAGCCGACCGTTCGACAAAGAGCGGGATGGCTTTGTGATTGGCGAAGGGGCCGGCATTTTGGTGCTGGAAACCCTCGAGCACGCCCAAGCCCGTGGCGCCAATGTTCTTGGCGAAGTGATCGGCTACGGGATGACCTGCGATGCACACCACATCACCTCTCCAACTCCCGGTGGCGTTGGTGGTGCTGAGGCGATGCGCCTCGCCCTTGAGGATGCGGGCATCAATGCAGACGCCGTGGACTACGTAAATGCCCACGGCACAAGCACCCCCGCCAACGACAAAAACGAAACCTCGGCGATCAAGAGCGCCCTGGGATCGCGTGCCCTGCAGATACCGGTGAGCTCGACGAAATCGATGACGGGCCACCTTCTGGGTGGATCCGGTGGTATCGAAGCCGTCGCTTGCGTGCTAGCTCTGCAACACGGAATCGTCCCACCGACGATCAATCACAGCAATCCAGATCCCGATTGTGATTTGGATGTCGTGCCCAACACGGCCCGAGATCAGACACTGGCAACAGTGTTGTCCAACTCCTTCGGGTTCGGCGGCCACAACGTCTGCCTTGCGTTCCGACGCGCCAGCTAA
- a CDS encoding mannose-1-phosphate guanylyltransferase/mannose-6-phosphate isomerase has translation MAATPLIPVILCGGTGTRLWPLSRASYPKQYWPLSGDGDATLLQQTQQRLEGLEALAAPLLICNEDHRFIVAEQMRQLGIEPNAILLEPMGRNTAPAVTVAALQATADGDDPLLLVLAADHLIRNAEQFRAAVAAGRPAAEAGRLVTFGIVPTAPETGYGYIEAAEDFNVGELKDVPIARFVEKPDQATAEQFLATGRFTWNSGMFLFRASAMLAELDRLNPEVVSCCRAALEQDTADLEFLRLEREAFAKCPNVAIDVAVMEKTELGSVLPLDAGWSDVGSWSALWETSDRDGDGNVLQGRVISQGSRNCYLRSEHRLVVGLGVENLVVVETDDAVLIADRSQAQAIKTVVKQLEADGSPEGKAHRKIYRPWGHYTGVTEGERWQVKRISVKPEASLSLQMHHHRAEHWVVVKGTALVERDGSEQLVGENQSTYIPMGCRHRLSNPGRIPVELIEVQSGEYLGEDDIVRFEDRYGRSDLTITTA, from the coding sequence TTGGCTGCCACACCCCTGATTCCTGTGATCCTCTGCGGGGGAACCGGTACACGGCTGTGGCCGCTGTCGCGCGCCAGTTATCCCAAGCAGTATTGGCCATTAAGTGGTGACGGCGACGCCACCCTGCTGCAGCAAACCCAACAGCGTCTCGAGGGGCTGGAGGCTCTGGCAGCTCCATTGCTGATCTGCAATGAGGACCACCGCTTCATCGTGGCGGAGCAGATGCGCCAACTGGGCATTGAACCCAACGCAATCCTGTTGGAGCCGATGGGACGCAACACAGCTCCAGCAGTGACCGTGGCCGCACTGCAAGCCACCGCCGATGGCGATGACCCCCTCTTGCTGGTGCTCGCGGCGGACCATCTGATTCGCAACGCTGAACAGTTCCGCGCCGCCGTTGCCGCTGGACGGCCGGCTGCCGAAGCCGGCCGACTGGTGACCTTTGGCATCGTGCCCACGGCCCCGGAAACCGGATACGGCTACATCGAAGCCGCCGAAGACTTCAACGTTGGAGAGCTGAAGGATGTTCCGATCGCGCGATTTGTCGAAAAACCGGATCAAGCGACCGCAGAGCAGTTCTTAGCGACCGGCCGTTTCACCTGGAATAGCGGCATGTTCCTGTTCCGTGCCAGCGCCATGCTGGCGGAACTGGATCGACTCAACCCTGAGGTGGTGAGTTGCTGCCGGGCAGCCCTGGAGCAGGACACCGCCGACTTGGAGTTTCTGCGGTTGGAACGGGAAGCCTTTGCCAAATGCCCGAACGTGGCCATCGACGTGGCCGTAATGGAAAAAACAGAACTGGGCTCCGTGCTGCCCCTGGACGCGGGCTGGAGCGATGTGGGTAGTTGGAGTGCCCTCTGGGAAACCTCAGATCGTGACGGCGATGGCAACGTTCTGCAGGGACGGGTGATCTCCCAAGGGAGCCGCAACTGCTATCTCCGCAGCGAACACCGGTTGGTGGTGGGGCTTGGCGTTGAAAATCTAGTAGTGGTGGAAACGGATGATGCGGTTCTGATCGCGGATCGATCCCAGGCCCAGGCAATCAAAACCGTGGTGAAGCAACTGGAAGCCGACGGCAGCCCCGAAGGCAAAGCACACCGCAAGATTTACCGGCCCTGGGGCCACTACACCGGTGTGACGGAAGGGGAGCGCTGGCAAGTGAAACGCATTTCTGTGAAACCAGAGGCCAGCTTGTCGCTACAAATGCACCACCATCGGGCCGAACACTGGGTTGTAGTGAAGGGCACTGCGCTGGTAGAGCGGGACGGCAGTGAACAATTGGTAGGTGAGAACCAAAGCACCTACATCCCCATGGGATGCCGGCACCGTCTCTCCAACCCTGGCCGGATACCTGTGGAGCTGATCGAAGTGCAGAGCGGCGAATATCTCGGCGAAGACGACATCGTGCGCTTCGAAGACCGCTATGGCCGCAGTGATCTCACAATCACCACCGCCTAG
- the psaC gene encoding photosystem I iron-sulfur center protein PsaC, whose translation MSHAVKIYDTCIGCTQCVRACPLDVLEMVPWDGCKAGQIASSPRTEDCVGCKRCETACPTDFLSIRVYLGDETTRSMGLAY comes from the coding sequence ATGTCCCACGCCGTCAAGATCTACGACACCTGCATTGGTTGTACCCAGTGCGTTCGGGCTTGTCCCCTCGACGTGCTCGAGATGGTTCCTTGGGATGGTTGTAAAGCCGGCCAAATTGCATCTTCTCCTCGCACAGAAGACTGTGTGGGTTGTAAGCGCTGTGAAACCGCTTGCCCCACAGACTTCCTCAGCATTCGCGTCTACCTGGGCGATGAAACAACCCGCTCCATGGGCTTGGCTTACTAA
- the acpP gene encoding acyl carrier protein, producing MSQEAILEKVRSIVAEQLSVDAGEVKPESNFQNDLGADSLDTVELVMALEEAFDIEIPDESAEGILTVGDAVKYIEDKQA from the coding sequence ATGTCCCAGGAAGCGATCCTTGAGAAAGTCCGATCGATCGTCGCGGAGCAGCTCAGCGTCGATGCCGGAGAAGTGAAACCGGAATCCAACTTTCAAAACGACCTGGGTGCTGACTCTCTCGACACCGTGGAGCTCGTGATGGCGTTGGAGGAAGCCTTCGATATTGAGATCCCCGACGAATCCGCTGAAGGCATCCTCACCGTTGGTGACGCCGTGAAGTACATCGAAGACAAGCAGGCCTGA